In Rhodothermia bacterium, one DNA window encodes the following:
- a CDS encoding TonB-dependent receptor, whose amino-acid sequence MMRIPKRWIGVFSLFLFGFAPLWAQTTGKITGKVFDAQFNSPMPGATIKILGTTQGATTDANGEYVIIGVRPGVYVLEVSFVGYVTEKREQINVNIGLTTTADFKLREQVIASEKEVVIVADAIKVRKDVTSSESRVSAQTIDNMPVQELGQLVGAQAGVTSKNGSLHIRGGRSSEVKVLVDGVAVTDSYDGSQSVQIENEGIQELQVISGTFNAEHGNAMSGVINVVTKEGGNTKWGGSAEWYSGSYLVSGKGGEDYLRGINAGDYTVRGVQYRDVDPYGYLPANPLHYQNAKLAIDGPIIKDRVSLFALARYFKNDGWFYGVRKYNIDGTRGDSALVPMNNFERLSLQANFKIQLKKGMFINVIGLANQSESRNGDFNLRWAPDGRGRNQDLGYDVKVKFTHLVSNKTFYNIDAGMFFRNAKGGLFDDPLDSRYNNFGNQPPDSVEVVPGVWETVVRGGSRFARGGTDLGRYDRDTRSQILQGSLNSQISKHHLVKVGFEAKQDVMNLKAYGLIPKVDADGNPIVPFQPAIPDETSLDFSSFSDIKPFSASAYIQDKMEYEDLIINAGLRFDYFDSNGQTLADPSDPNVYAPFKKTNIYKDTNNNGVIDAAEEVENNKKTLDERLAYWYQDATPKFQLSPRLGVAYPITEKGVIHFSYGHFLQIPTLNRLFDNYGYKIRTNSGTYGPFGNPDLKAQKTVMYEIGIRQGFGDYVVDVTAYYRDVRNWVATSPVITTEIPGTTYVNYANRDYANTRGMTLSFNKTYSNNWGADLSYTFQVVEGSNSNPNDEFFSLLSNSQPTIALLPLDWDQRHRLSGSAYTNFAGWGASLLFNYGTGFPFTPSFGKASLFGANVQPEFARNSRRMPAEFQIDLNLNREFKLGAVKPKFFLQVFNLLDRRNVTGVYGDTGKPNIQLQVRDTTSFDPGFWIRPFNYSEPRRAHLGVEFKF is encoded by the coding sequence ATGATGCGAATACCCAAACGTTGGATCGGTGTTTTTTCGCTGTTCTTGTTCGGTTTTGCGCCTTTGTGGGCACAGACCACCGGAAAGATCACCGGAAAAGTATTTGATGCACAATTTAATTCTCCGATGCCGGGAGCAACCATCAAGATTCTGGGGACGACTCAGGGCGCCACGACGGATGCCAATGGCGAATATGTTATTATTGGGGTTAGACCGGGTGTTTATGTTTTAGAAGTGTCTTTCGTCGGTTATGTAACCGAGAAGCGCGAGCAGATAAACGTAAACATTGGCCTTACCACAACCGCCGACTTCAAGCTCCGTGAGCAAGTTATTGCTTCCGAAAAAGAAGTTGTAATTGTTGCGGATGCCATAAAAGTACGAAAAGACGTTACAAGCTCCGAGTCGCGGGTTTCCGCCCAAACCATAGACAACATGCCCGTCCAAGAGTTGGGTCAGTTGGTTGGTGCGCAAGCGGGAGTCACCTCTAAAAACGGATCGCTCCACATCCGAGGTGGGCGCTCAAGCGAAGTAAAAGTCTTGGTTGATGGTGTTGCCGTGACGGATAGTTACGATGGTTCACAATCCGTTCAAATCGAAAATGAAGGGATTCAGGAACTCCAAGTGATTTCAGGAACCTTCAATGCTGAACACGGGAATGCGATGTCTGGCGTGATCAATGTTGTAACCAAGGAAGGAGGCAACACGAAATGGGGTGGTTCAGCAGAATGGTATTCGGGTTCTTATTTGGTGAGTGGCAAAGGCGGCGAAGATTATTTGCGAGGCATTAATGCCGGAGATTATACGGTTCGTGGTGTTCAATACCGCGATGTTGACCCTTACGGCTATTTACCTGCAAACCCGCTACATTACCAAAATGCAAAATTGGCTATTGATGGTCCCATCATTAAAGACCGCGTTTCACTTTTTGCGCTGGCCCGCTACTTCAAAAATGATGGTTGGTTTTATGGCGTTCGTAAATACAATATAGACGGTACAAGAGGCGATAGCGCCTTGGTTCCGATGAACAATTTTGAACGACTTAGCTTACAGGCAAACTTTAAAATCCAACTAAAAAAAGGGATGTTCATAAACGTCATCGGCTTGGCCAACCAGTCGGAATCGCGAAATGGTGATTTTAACCTACGGTGGGCGCCGGATGGACGAGGCCGGAACCAAGACTTGGGCTATGATGTGAAGGTGAAGTTTACCCACCTCGTCTCGAACAAGACCTTCTATAATATTGATGCGGGTATGTTTTTCCGCAATGCCAAGGGAGGATTGTTCGATGATCCTTTGGATTCACGCTACAACAATTTCGGCAACCAACCCCCAGATTCTGTCGAGGTCGTTCCCGGTGTATGGGAAACCGTTGTCCGTGGAGGAAGCCGTTTTGCACGTGGTGGGACAGATTTGGGGCGCTACGACCGTGATACTCGTAGCCAAATCTTGCAAGGTAGCCTCAACAGCCAAATTTCTAAACATCATCTGGTAAAAGTGGGCTTCGAGGCCAAACAAGACGTCATGAATTTAAAGGCGTATGGCCTTATTCCAAAAGTGGATGCGGATGGAAACCCTATTGTGCCTTTTCAGCCGGCTATTCCCGATGAAACTTCTTTAGATTTCTCGTCCTTTAGCGACATTAAGCCCTTCTCGGCAAGTGCCTACATTCAGGACAAAATGGAGTACGAAGACCTGATCATCAATGCGGGATTGCGTTTTGACTATTTCGACTCCAACGGACAGACCTTGGCAGACCCTTCGGATCCGAACGTCTATGCGCCGTTCAAAAAAACCAATATTTATAAGGACACCAATAACAACGGGGTGATTGATGCTGCCGAAGAGGTGGAAAACAACAAAAAAACCTTAGATGAGCGCTTGGCCTATTGGTATCAAGACGCAACGCCTAAGTTCCAACTTTCCCCGCGCCTCGGTGTAGCGTATCCTATTACCGAAAAAGGGGTGATCCACTTCTCTTATGGGCACTTCTTGCAAATTCCTACCCTAAACCGTTTATTTGATAACTACGGGTATAAAATCCGTACAAACTCTGGTACATACGGGCCATTTGGAAATCCAGACTTAAAGGCCCAAAAAACCGTGATGTACGAGATCGGGATTCGTCAGGGCTTTGGCGATTATGTGGTTGACGTTACTGCCTACTACCGCGACGTGCGCAACTGGGTGGCCACCTCGCCAGTGATTACTACCGAAATTCCGGGTACAACCTATGTGAACTATGCCAACCGTGACTATGCCAATACACGGGGGATGACCCTATCCTTTAACAAAACCTACTCCAACAACTGGGGAGCAGACTTGAGCTACACCTTCCAAGTTGTTGAAGGGTCAAATTCTAACCCGAACGACGAATTTTTCTCGCTGCTAAGCAACTCACAACCCACCATTGCATTGCTCCCCTTAGATTGGGATCAAAGACATCGGTTGTCGGGGTCTGCATATACCAACTTTGCCGGATGGGGCGCTTCCTTACTCTTTAATTATGGAACAGGATTTCCCTTCACGCCAAGTTTTGGTAAAGCATCCCTCTTTGGTGCGAATGTTCAGCCGGAATTTGCCCGCAACTCACGCCGTATGCCTGCCGAGTTCCAAATAGACCTCAACCTAAACCGCGAGTTTAAATTAGGCGCAGTAAAACCAAAGTTCTTCCTCCAAGTCTTTAACTTGTTGGATCGTCGGAATGTGACGGGAGTTTATGGCGATACCGGAAAACCCAACATCCAACTTCAGGTTCGCGATACGACCAGTTTTGATCCGGGTTTCTGGATTCGGCCTTTCAACTATTCTGAGCCGCGCCGTGCGCACTTGGGAGTAGAATTTAAGTTTTAA
- a CDS encoding LacI family DNA-binding transcriptional regulator produces MSITIYDIAEEADVSIATVSRAFNNHPRVSSKTRKRIFEIAERHNYQPNASAQSLARKNTYLISAIIPMMANYFFLEVIRGLQDRIFGSEFDLTIYPVIDPDQAPAQLERAMQRGRSEGMMLFSTWLTDDQADWLRAFSQPVILVDSHHELFDSIAVDNRKGGEMAVAHLLQTGFRRIGLVAANLAAVPARDRKIGYQRALQKAGIAFDPTLVIESKDVVVHGFSEESGYEDTLRLLEQAQDLDAIFATSDVQALGALRAFREAGLRCPEDIALMGYDDVKLAAFAGLSTIRQPMNTLGNLAVEYFFKRLEDPNAEVTHISLEPEVVARNTSSKLK; encoded by the coding sequence GTGTCTATAACCATTTATGATATTGCTGAAGAAGCGGATGTCTCTATTGCAACCGTTTCTCGTGCATTTAACAACCATCCAAGAGTTTCTTCCAAAACACGTAAACGCATTTTTGAAATTGCCGAGCGGCACAATTACCAGCCCAATGCCTCAGCGCAAAGTTTGGCCAGAAAGAATACTTACCTGATTTCTGCGATTATCCCAATGATGGCCAATTACTTCTTTTTGGAGGTGATTAGAGGGTTACAAGATCGCATTTTTGGGTCGGAATTTGACTTGACCATCTATCCGGTGATTGATCCAGACCAAGCGCCAGCCCAATTAGAAAGGGCTATGCAACGTGGACGAAGCGAGGGTATGATGTTGTTTTCTACATGGCTAACCGATGACCAGGCGGACTGGCTCCGCGCCTTTTCACAGCCTGTGATTTTAGTGGATTCCCATCACGAGTTATTCGACTCGATCGCGGTGGATAACCGAAAAGGTGGGGAGATGGCCGTAGCGCATTTGCTCCAGACGGGATTTCGTCGAATTGGGTTGGTCGCGGCAAATCTGGCTGCTGTTCCGGCACGAGACCGTAAAATTGGCTACCAAAGGGCCTTGCAAAAAGCGGGTATTGCCTTTGATCCTACCCTTGTTATCGAGAGTAAGGATGTTGTTGTTCATGGTTTTAGTGAGGAATCTGGGTATGAGGATACGCTTCGTTTGCTTGAACAGGCGCAAGATTTAGACGCCATCTTTGCCACCTCAGACGTACAAGCATTGGGCGCTTTACGCGCTTTTCGGGAAGCGGGCTTGCGTTGCCCGGAAGACATTGCCTTGATGGGATACGACGATGTAAAATTGGCTGCTTTTGCGGGCTTAAGTACCATCCGCCAACCCATGAATACGCTGGGCAATCTTGCGGTGGAATACTTCTTTAAACGATTAGAAGACCCGAATGCAGAGGTTACACACATTAGCTTAGAGCCAGAGGTGGTAGCACGCAATACTTCTTCCAAGCTGAAATGA
- a CDS encoding T9SS type A sorting domain-containing protein, producing MKKLLLMLVMGAFLMPLAAQAQNPWTQAGAFPSATFPTTTNPKVNWDGHGVAVDPDGKIWYQPYYATDSTNVNWQAKKVATRVIYVFNPDGTQASFSPVKYIDLPGGKRDTLGGVTIKTAAGAKSFDPNTGRGLRLAPDGHILVSQFNLLYKLDYKTGAGLNKAVVNSSGQSIAAAAVDNAGNILVATVTPGAEPMKMYDKDFNFIGNVIEKSKIKGYSRSFLLSPDGNTIYWSGYTNHGVIMYKRADEFSPYDSTGIVLAGFDSESMTFHPVTGHLWASAGSSLDTPNRYPNVKTTWKRRTWYSFNPSTLTPKDLNDAETALESFTWSPTVPADTLGRPRGLGFSPDGKIAYATVFAAGSTASVINPTLQKFTAPAPSTGRMITLMVNMASTRDTVGVKRMIQVRGDNGGPLPDGNNITWDNATTLKPVNVGGDYWKIQFKANPEKDLKYKFWGAGDGLGDGWENGSDHVIAAGTSDVDRGLHFFNRTGGDKAYDWKPFRQVGTDSVAVLYRVYMNTKEAGTNGYDRAKNPVVGVRGDGTPGGVVDWGSTKVKLKPESSNQSDVGYHIYSGIGVYHKSESGKVQCFKYFIEPSGWDDTAGKGGCPTDGGNRWFKIPKSDSTLHWVKFANGTDAPNATKDKHNVVFSVNLAPLEAIGIFDRTRGDSLQVRGDFNGWGCSKTNFDRCLLDKVPGGAIYELPALLENYAGTEMNYKYYLDFNNTEFEKKFAWTPNGWEEPLSTTGSNRKFVFAAGTADQSLEQARFNDIQSKNIIPNGTTVNVKFMVDMKPALTADRTFNPASDSVYVDLTGDPIWALTQGFGVQNGTDGKPNGNAAFNYKLFLTDANNDMVYEGSIPVKGPVYGTLQYKYAFGTKASGTYVEEGGTTAGIGRRRTRYIQCNWTTKGTCASWPATFALAAETFQAKGNLPYEQNVVAVEPVESSQLPTAFTLSQNYPNPFNPSTNFEYTLAKDSHVKVQVFDLTGRLIQTLVDGFQTQNTYRVSFDASTLASGTYLYRMQVGNNIITRKMTFVK from the coding sequence ATGAAAAAACTTCTACTCATGCTGGTGATGGGCGCATTCCTGATGCCATTGGCTGCCCAAGCGCAGAACCCATGGACACAGGCAGGTGCCTTTCCTTCAGCAACCTTCCCCACCACAACCAACCCAAAAGTGAACTGGGATGGTCATGGTGTTGCGGTAGATCCGGATGGCAAGATTTGGTATCAACCATATTATGCTACGGATAGTACCAATGTTAACTGGCAGGCGAAGAAAGTCGCGACACGTGTTATTTATGTCTTTAACCCAGATGGCACACAGGCTTCTTTTTCTCCGGTTAAGTACATTGACCTACCGGGTGGTAAGCGGGATACCTTAGGTGGCGTTACCATCAAGACAGCCGCTGGCGCAAAATCTTTTGATCCCAATACAGGCCGTGGCTTACGTCTTGCACCAGATGGTCATATTTTGGTTTCTCAGTTCAACCTCCTTTACAAATTAGACTATAAAACGGGTGCAGGTCTGAACAAGGCTGTTGTGAACTCTTCCGGGCAATCCATTGCAGCAGCAGCGGTGGATAATGCCGGAAATATTCTGGTTGCTACAGTTACGCCGGGTGCTGAGCCAATGAAAATGTATGACAAAGATTTTAACTTCATTGGCAATGTGATCGAAAAATCTAAAATCAAAGGTTACTCACGTTCCTTCTTGCTTTCACCAGATGGCAATACCATCTATTGGTCAGGATATACCAATCACGGTGTTATTATGTATAAACGTGCCGATGAATTTTCTCCATACGATTCTACAGGGATAGTCTTAGCAGGGTTTGATTCTGAGTCTATGACATTCCACCCCGTTACGGGTCATCTTTGGGCAAGTGCTGGCTCTAGTTTAGATACACCAAACCGTTATCCTAATGTAAAAACCACGTGGAAACGCCGCACTTGGTACTCCTTCAACCCATCAACCCTAACACCGAAGGATTTGAACGATGCAGAAACCGCTTTAGAAAGTTTTACTTGGTCACCAACTGTGCCTGCAGATACCCTTGGTCGTCCGCGTGGACTTGGTTTCTCCCCTGATGGTAAAATAGCCTATGCCACAGTTTTTGCTGCAGGTTCTACTGCGAGCGTGATCAACCCTACCTTGCAAAAATTCACGGCTCCAGCGCCATCTACAGGTCGTATGATTACGTTGATGGTGAACATGGCATCCACCCGCGACACCGTAGGCGTAAAGCGTATGATCCAAGTACGTGGGGATAATGGCGGCCCATTGCCCGACGGCAACAACATTACATGGGACAATGCAACCACCCTCAAACCTGTGAACGTAGGTGGGGACTACTGGAAAATCCAATTTAAAGCCAATCCCGAAAAAGACCTCAAATACAAATTCTGGGGCGCTGGCGATGGCCTTGGCGATGGTTGGGAAAATGGTAGTGACCACGTTATTGCAGCCGGTACAAGTGATGTGGATCGAGGCCTGCACTTCTTTAACCGTACAGGCGGTGACAAAGCCTATGACTGGAAGCCATTCCGTCAGGTAGGTACAGACTCTGTGGCTGTACTCTACCGTGTGTATATGAATACCAAAGAAGCTGGAACCAATGGCTATGACCGTGCCAAAAATCCCGTTGTTGGTGTTCGTGGTGATGGTACGCCCGGCGGCGTTGTGGATTGGGGAAGCACCAAAGTGAAGCTCAAACCGGAAAGCAGCAACCAAAGTGATGTTGGATACCATATTTATTCTGGTATCGGTGTATATCACAAATCGGAATCTGGAAAAGTACAGTGCTTTAAGTACTTCATCGAACCAAGTGGTTGGGATGATACTGCCGGAAAAGGCGGATGTCCTACCGATGGCGGAAACCGCTGGTTTAAAATCCCTAAATCAGACTCAACCCTCCACTGGGTGAAGTTTGCGAACGGAACCGATGCGCCAAATGCAACCAAAGACAAACACAATGTGGTATTCTCCGTAAACCTTGCACCCTTGGAAGCCATCGGAATCTTTGACCGCACCCGTGGGGACTCCCTCCAAGTCCGTGGTGACTTTAACGGATGGGGCTGTTCCAAGACCAACTTCGATCGCTGCTTGTTAGACAAAGTACCGGGAGGCGCGATCTATGAACTCCCTGCACTTTTGGAAAACTATGCGGGTACCGAGATGAACTATAAGTATTACTTAGACTTCAACAATACGGAGTTTGAGAAAAAATTTGCTTGGACGCCAAATGGCTGGGAAGAACCACTCTCCACCACTGGTTCAAACCGCAAATTCGTATTTGCTGCTGGAACCGCTGACCAATCTTTGGAACAAGCTCGCTTCAATGACATACAGTCCAAAAACATCATTCCAAATGGAACGACCGTAAATGTGAAGTTTATGGTGGATATGAAGCCTGCACTTACCGCTGACCGCACGTTCAATCCTGCTTCTGACTCGGTTTATGTTGACCTGACCGGTGACCCCATCTGGGCATTAACACAGGGGTTTGGAGTGCAAAATGGCACTGATGGCAAGCCAAATGGTAATGCTGCCTTCAACTACAAGCTCTTCCTGACGGATGCCAATAACGATATGGTTTATGAAGGCTCTATTCCGGTGAAAGGACCTGTTTATGGCACGCTCCAATATAAGTATGCTTTTGGTACCAAGGCTTCTGGAACATATGTTGAAGAAGGCGGAACAACGGCTGGTATTGGTCGTCGTCGTACTCGCTATATCCAATGTAATTGGACTACCAAAGGCACTTGTGCTTCTTGGCCAGCAACTTTCGCCTTGGCTGCGGAAACCTTCCAAGCGAAAGGAAACTTGCCCTATGAGCAAAACGTGGTGGCGGTAGAACCTGTTGAGTCTTCGCAACTGCCAACCGCATTTACGCTTTCTCAAAACTATCCGAACCCATTCAATCCTTCTACTAATTTTGAATATACCTTGGCCAAAGACAGCCATGTAAAGGTTCAAGTATTTGACCTAACGGGTCGTTTGATTCAAACCTTGGTGGATGGCTTCCAAACACAAAACACCTATCGGGTATCGTTTGATGCCAGCACTCTTGCTTCCGGTACATACTTGTATCGTATGCAAGTTGGAAACAACATCATTACCCGCAAGATGACGTTTGTGAAGTAA
- a CDS encoding PorV/PorQ family protein, with product MKNQLFKHGLAVCLMLVVATTAGAQDTRNVTNRGTTAAEFLSIPIGARATGMGNAVTAQVDDQSAIYWNPAGLTSLDKPGLSFETAKWINQISFNYGAFSTPLAGGTLGVGITSIRTPEMEVVTVEEQDGTGETFNAASYAVSLSYGRKLTDRFSIGGTAKLVSERIWHSSANGVAIDIGTLFVTPFRGVRLGATITNFGTKLQMGGDDLLITTDIDQNAEGNNESQRGFLRTDKFGMPLMMRIGLAGEVVKTKQTRITLAVDALSPNNSEQFLNVGAEVGLLGDLVVLRGGYNELLLKDSLRGLSAGAGIRYRFGGINLGVDYAYESQKYFNAINRLTVSMKL from the coding sequence ATGAAAAACCAACTTTTCAAACATGGTCTTGCGGTTTGCCTGATGCTGGTAGTGGCAACGACCGCGGGGGCACAAGATACCCGAAATGTAACCAATCGGGGTACCACTGCTGCCGAATTTCTTTCCATTCCGATTGGCGCTCGTGCTACCGGTATGGGAAATGCTGTAACCGCACAGGTGGACGACCAGTCCGCAATTTATTGGAACCCCGCAGGTCTGACAAGTTTGGATAAGCCGGGGCTGAGCTTCGAGACCGCCAAATGGATCAACCAAATAAGTTTCAACTATGGCGCTTTTAGCACTCCTTTGGCAGGAGGGACACTGGGCGTTGGGATTACTTCCATCCGCACGCCGGAAATGGAGGTCGTTACCGTCGAGGAGCAAGACGGAACGGGCGAAACCTTTAATGCCGCTTCCTATGCCGTTTCTTTGTCCTATGGACGAAAACTAACCGACCGATTCTCGATCGGGGGGACGGCAAAATTGGTCTCGGAACGCATCTGGCACTCAAGTGCAAACGGGGTGGCCATAGACATCGGAACCTTGTTCGTGACGCCTTTCCGTGGGGTTCGCCTCGGCGCTACCATCACCAACTTTGGTACGAAGTTGCAAATGGGGGGAGATGACTTGCTGATCACCACCGATATTGACCAAAACGCAGAAGGCAACAACGAAAGCCAACGGGGTTTCTTGAGAACCGATAAATTCGGGATGCCCCTTATGATGCGCATTGGTCTTGCGGGCGAAGTAGTGAAAACCAAACAAACCCGCATAACACTGGCTGTGGATGCCCTTAGCCCGAACAACTCGGAACAATTTCTGAATGTTGGCGCCGAGGTGGGGCTTCTGGGGGATCTGGTGGTCTTGCGTGGAGGGTACAACGAGTTGCTGTTGAAAGACAGTTTACGCGGCCTTAGTGCGGGTGCTGGAATTCGGTACCGTTTTGGGGGTATAAACCTCGGTGTGGACTATGCTTACGAGTCCCAGAAGTACTTCAATGCCATCAATCGGCTTACGGTCTCGATGAAGCTCTGA
- a CDS encoding peptidylprolyl isomerase yields the protein MLFKKGLGLLGLMVLVQFSVAQPAPALADVAGSAITTAQFKTRYTDYLLKTGLKDDPRLRKAMLETMVSTEMIARAAEERGIVQTPAYKSWQKQVRRKLSLEAYSSRVMYRDLAPSEAEMQEVLQRAYTTMRASHLFARDKAAAERLYARLKAGEAWNALAKEVFADSTLANNGGSVGRFEFEEMDPVFEQTAFRLKPGEISTPVRTALGYSIIRLDEKFTKPIITETEFANRRDRLAQYILLQKRREVRAEHADQLERDIKPVWNQASLNRLVLQLEGGDIDPARRRELQALALQPNWQKQPLVHFGVSGERRTWTVAQFRSEAEAFTSAKQRAAIKDKSGLMRFVVGLLLQDEMVRRAEKNRFHQLPAFIEAERQNMKDWTVREEMARLDKTIHIPIDSLRSYFERNRATMFSDEKVQVAEILVSTLEAARSIKEDLTADNFSELAQKYTERRGGVDSKGDLGYVTQAELGALAEAVWQSEKGSILGPLEVSGKYVLLKVGDKLPPLPLNFEQAEPYVRRLLWNTYSEKVMAQYRTSLEAKYRHKTSTNPALLYDVSLYN from the coding sequence ATGCTTTTCAAAAAAGGATTAGGATTACTGGGTTTGATGGTGCTGGTTCAATTTTCCGTAGCACAACCAGCTCCGGCCTTGGCTGATGTGGCTGGAAGTGCCATAACGACCGCTCAATTTAAGACACGCTACACCGATTATCTCTTAAAAACGGGCCTCAAAGACGATCCAAGGCTTCGGAAAGCCATGTTAGAGACGATGGTTTCTACGGAAATGATTGCTCGTGCGGCGGAAGAGCGGGGAATCGTACAAACGCCGGCCTATAAATCTTGGCAAAAGCAGGTACGTCGCAAACTTAGTTTAGAAGCCTATTCTTCTCGGGTAATGTACCGAGACCTTGCGCCTTCGGAAGCAGAAATGCAGGAAGTATTGCAGCGGGCTTATACCACGATGAGAGCAAGCCATCTTTTTGCACGTGACAAAGCGGCGGCGGAACGTTTGTATGCCCGGCTCAAGGCAGGGGAGGCATGGAATGCCTTGGCAAAGGAAGTTTTTGCAGATTCCACCTTGGCCAACAATGGTGGATCGGTGGGGCGCTTTGAATTTGAGGAAATGGATCCCGTATTTGAGCAAACGGCCTTTAGACTCAAACCGGGAGAGATCTCCACGCCTGTTCGTACTGCATTGGGTTATTCCATTATCCGATTAGACGAGAAGTTCACCAAGCCCATTATTACAGAAACGGAATTTGCCAACCGTAGAGACCGCTTGGCACAATATATCCTGCTCCAGAAGCGGCGCGAGGTTCGGGCGGAACACGCAGATCAACTTGAGCGGGACATAAAACCCGTCTGGAATCAGGCATCTCTCAACCGTCTGGTTTTACAATTAGAAGGGGGCGATATTGATCCGGCACGCAGACGGGAATTGCAAGCCTTGGCACTACAACCGAATTGGCAGAAGCAGCCTTTGGTGCATTTTGGCGTTTCGGGCGAGCGCAGAACTTGGACGGTTGCGCAATTTCGCTCAGAAGCCGAAGCCTTTACATCGGCGAAACAACGGGCTGCGATTAAGGACAAATCGGGTTTAATGCGTTTCGTTGTTGGGCTTTTGTTGCAGGACGAGATGGTACGGAGGGCAGAGAAAAATAGGTTTCATCAACTACCCGCTTTTATTGAGGCCGAGCGCCAAAACATGAAAGATTGGACAGTTCGTGAGGAAATGGCACGTTTAGACAAAACCATACACATTCCGATAGACTCCCTAAGATCCTATTTTGAACGAAACCGAGCGACAATGTTCTCCGACGAGAAGGTACAGGTTGCGGAAATCTTGGTTTCTACCCTCGAAGCGGCACGAAGCATAAAAGAAGACCTTACCGCCGATAACTTTTCTGAATTGGCGCAAAAATACACCGAGCGTCGCGGTGGGGTTGATTCGAAGGGCGATCTGGGGTACGTCACCCAAGCCGAATTGGGCGCACTCGCCGAAGCCGTTTGGCAAAGTGAAAAAGGGAGCATTTTAGGCCCTTTGGAAGTGTCAGGCAAATATGTTCTGCTCAAAGTCGGGGACAAACTGCCACCGCTTCCGCTTAACTTTGAACAAGCCGAACCCTATGTGCGCAGGTTGTTGTGGAATACCTATAGCGAAAAGGTAATGGCGCAATACCGAACTTCATTAGAAGCGAAATATCGCCATAAAACCAGCACAAACCCGGCCTTATTGTACGATGTGTCTTTGTATAATTGA
- the ispG gene encoding flavodoxin-dependent (E)-4-hydroxy-3-methylbut-2-enyl-diphosphate synthase, giving the protein MQRPRRISRAVHVGNVQIGGGAPISVQSMTVSKTHDVAATLTEIEGLARAGADIVRVAVPRPEDVAALPDIVQGAPVPIVADIHFNYQYALKAIEAGCAKIRINPGNIGKPEWEQEVLLAAKAKGVPIRIGVNSGSLERDIMDKYGYPQPEALFESAMRHIEICHKHDFKDIIVSVKHSDVFFMIQAYRLLAERTDIPLHLGVTEAGTWQTGSIKSAIGIGSLLADGIGDTIRVSLTTESVKEVEVAHQILKSLRLGRPGVNIIACPTCGRLEVDLFKIAEEVEQAVNARKFSKNLNVALMGCAVNGPGEAAGADLGVACGRGRAHLFKRGEVIRTVDEDRIVEAVLETIEDWEEETI; this is encoded by the coding sequence ATGCAAAGACCCCGTCGCATTTCACGCGCCGTACATGTTGGTAATGTACAAATTGGAGGTGGAGCGCCGATTTCGGTACAATCCATGACCGTTTCCAAAACCCACGATGTCGCCGCTACACTTACCGAGATAGAAGGCTTGGCAAGAGCAGGCGCGGATATTGTTCGTGTTGCCGTGCCGCGCCCCGAAGACGTCGCCGCTTTGCCCGATATCGTACAAGGTGCGCCCGTGCCCATTGTCGCAGACATCCACTTCAACTACCAGTACGCCCTAAAAGCAATTGAGGCGGGTTGTGCCAAAATTCGTATTAATCCGGGAAACATCGGTAAGCCGGAGTGGGAGCAGGAAGTCCTTTTGGCAGCAAAAGCGAAGGGCGTTCCTATTCGGATTGGTGTGAATTCTGGCTCGCTTGAACGAGATATTATGGACAAATATGGCTATCCGCAGCCGGAGGCCCTCTTTGAAAGTGCAATGCGCCATATCGAAATTTGCCATAAGCATGATTTTAAAGACATTATTGTTTCGGTCAAACATTCCGATGTCTTTTTTATGATCCAAGCCTACCGTCTATTGGCGGAACGAACAGACATCCCATTACACCTTGGGGTGACAGAGGCGGGTACTTGGCAAACAGGGTCTATTAAATCCGCCATCGGTATTGGATCCCTCTTGGCAGATGGAATTGGGGATACGATTCGGGTTTCCTTAACAACCGAGTCCGTAAAAGAAGTTGAGGTTGCCCACCAAATCCTTAAATCCTTACGGCTGGGTCGCCCCGGTGTGAACATCATTGCTTGTCCTACGTGTGGACGCCTTGAGGTGGATTTGTTCAAAATTGCCGAGGAGGTAGAGCAAGCCGTTAATGCACGCAAGTTTAGCAAAAACCTAAATGTAGCCCTCATGGGTTGTGCGGTTAATGGTCCGGGTGAAGCCGCAGGTGCGGACTTAGGGGTGGCCTGTGGGCGTGGTCGGGCACATTTGTTTAAGCGCGGCGAGGTTATCCGAACCGTTGATGAAGATCGGATTGTGGAGGCTGTTCTTGAGACCATCGAGGATTGGGAGGAGGAAACCATCTAA